From Oncorhynchus clarkii lewisi isolate Uvic-CL-2024 chromosome 26, UVic_Ocla_1.0, whole genome shotgun sequence, the proteins below share one genomic window:
- the LOC139385018 gene encoding CUGBP Elav-like family member 1 isoform X20, protein MNGTLDHPDQPDIDAIKMFVGQIPRSWAEEQLRELFEPYGAVYEINVLRDRSQNPPQSKGCCFITYYTRKSALEAQNALHNMKILPGMHHPIQMKPADSEKNNAVEDRKLFIGMISKKCNENDIRLMFSPYGQIEECRILRGPDGLSRCAFITFTARQMAQSTIKSMHQSQTMEGCSSPIVVKFADTQKDKEQKRITQQLQQQMQQLNTASMWGNLTGLNSLGPQYLALLQQSATSGNALNNLHPMSGMSGLNAMQNLAALAAAASATQATPTGSSALTTSSSPLSVLTSSGTSTGQQAHSSWDAYKAGSSPTSCNNNSMNPMASLGALQSLAAGAGAGLNMGSLAGMAALNGGLGSGGLSNGTSSTMEALTQAYSGIQQYAAAALPSLYNQSLLSQQSVSAAGSQKEGPEGANLFIYHLPQEFGDQDLLQMFMPFGNVISAKVFIDKQTNLSKCFGFVSYDNPVSSQAAIQSMNGFQIGMKRLKVQLKRSKNDSKPY, encoded by the exons ATGAACGGGACCCTGGACCACCCGGACCAGCCCGACATCGATGCTATCAAGATGTTCGTTGGCCAGATCCCACGGTCCTGGGCAGAGGAACAGCTACGGGAGCTTTTTGAGCCTTACGGCGCTGTCTACGAAATCAATGTATTGCGTGACAGGAGTCAAAACCCCCCCCAAAGCAAAG GTTGTTGTTTCATAACATATTACACTCGCAAATCTGCATTGGAAGCACAAAATGCTCTTCACAACATGAAAATTCTCCCAGGG ATGCATCACCCCATTCAGATGAAGCCAGCTGACAGTGAGAAGAATAATG CGGTGGAAGACAGGAAGTTGTTCATAGGAATGATATCGAAAAAGTGTAATGAGAATGACATCAGACTTATGTTCTCACCGTACGGACAGATCGAGGAATGTAGAATACTACGTGGGCCGGATGGACTGAGCC GTTGTGCGTTTATAACTTTTACAGCAAGACAGATGGCACAGTCAACAATCAAATCCATGCACCAATCACAAACTATGGAG GGCTGCTCGTCTCCCATCGTAGTGAAGTTTGCCGACACGCAGAAGGACAAGGAGCAAAAGCGCATCACCCAGCAGCTTCAGCAGCAGATGCAGCAGCTCAACACTGCCTCAATGTGGGGGAATCTGACCGGGCTCAACTCTCTTGGACCACAGTATCTGGCA CTCCTCCAGCAGTCTGCCACCTCTGGGAATGCCCTCAACAACCTTCATCCCATGTCTGGTATGTCAG GGCTGAATGCCATGCAGAATCTGGCTGCCCTGGCAGCAGCAGCCAGCGCCACACAGGCCACGCCCACGGGCAGCAGCGCTCTCACCACCTCTAGCAGTCCCCTCAGCGTGCTCACCAGCTCAGGTACGAGTACTGGACAGCAGGCACACTCATCATGGGACGCCTACAAGG CAGGATCGTCACCCACCTCCTGTAACAACAACTCAATGAACCCCATGGCCTCCTTAGGGGCGCTGCAGTCTTTGGCCGCAGGGGCTGGAGCCGGCCTCAACATGGGCTCACTTGCAG GGATGGCAGCCCTGAACGGCGGTCTAGGCAGCGGGGGCCTGTCGAACGGAACCAGTAGCACCATGGAGGCCCTTACCCAGGCCTACTCTGGGATCCAGCAGTACGCTGCTGCTGCCCTCCCCAGCCTCTACAACCAGAGCCTGCTCTCCCAACAGAGTGTCAGTGCTGCAGGAAGCCAGAAGGAAG GCCCTGAGGGAGCCAACTTGTTCATCTACCACCTCCCCCAGGAGTTTGGAGACCAGGATCTGCTCCAGATGTTCATGCCCTTTGGCAACGTTATTTCCGCTAAGGTGTTCATTGACAAGCAGACCAACCTCAGCAAGTGTTTTG GCTTTGTGAGTTACGACAATCCAGTCTCATCCCAGGCCGCCATTCAGTCGATGAACGGTTTCCAAATTGGCATGAAGCGACTAAAGGTGCAGCTGAAGAGATCCAAAAATGACAGCAAGCCATATTGA
- the LOC139385018 gene encoding CUGBP Elav-like family member 1 isoform X17 — protein MNGTLDHPDQPDIDAIKMFVGQIPRSWAEEQLRELFEPYGAVYEINVLRDRSQNPPQSKGCCFITYYTRKSALEAQNALHNMKILPGMHHPIQMKPADSEKNNAVEDRKLFIGMISKKCNENDIRLMFSPYGQIEECRILRGPDGLSRGCAFITFTARQMAQSTIKSMHQSQTMEGCSSPIVVKFADTQKDKEQKRITQQLQQQMQQLNTASMWGNLTGLNSLGPQYLALYLQLLQQSATSGNALNNLHPMSGMSGLNAMQNLAALAAAASATQATPTGSSALTTSSSPLSVLTSSGTSTGQQAHSSWDAYKGSSPTSCNNNSMNPMASLGALQSLAAGAGAGLNMGSLAGMAALNGGLGSGGLSNGTSSTMEALTQAYSGIQQYAAAALPSLYNQSLLSQQSVSAAGSQKEGPEGANLFIYHLPQEFGDQDLLQMFMPFGNVISAKVFIDKQTNLSKCFGFVSYDNPVSSQAAIQSMNGFQIGMKRLKVQLKRSKNDSKPY, from the exons ATGAACGGGACCCTGGACCACCCGGACCAGCCCGACATCGATGCTATCAAGATGTTCGTTGGCCAGATCCCACGGTCCTGGGCAGAGGAACAGCTACGGGAGCTTTTTGAGCCTTACGGCGCTGTCTACGAAATCAATGTATTGCGTGACAGGAGTCAAAACCCCCCCCAAAGCAAAG GTTGTTGTTTCATAACATATTACACTCGCAAATCTGCATTGGAAGCACAAAATGCTCTTCACAACATGAAAATTCTCCCAGGG ATGCATCACCCCATTCAGATGAAGCCAGCTGACAGTGAGAAGAATAATG CGGTGGAAGACAGGAAGTTGTTCATAGGAATGATATCGAAAAAGTGTAATGAGAATGACATCAGACTTATGTTCTCACCGTACGGACAGATCGAGGAATGTAGAATACTACGTGGGCCGGATGGACTGAGCCGTG GTTGTGCGTTTATAACTTTTACAGCAAGACAGATGGCACAGTCAACAATCAAATCCATGCACCAATCACAAACTATGGAG GGCTGCTCGTCTCCCATCGTAGTGAAGTTTGCCGACACGCAGAAGGACAAGGAGCAAAAGCGCATCACCCAGCAGCTTCAGCAGCAGATGCAGCAGCTCAACACTGCCTCAATGTGGGGGAATCTGACCGGGCTCAACTCTCTTGGACCACAGTATCTGGCA CTTTATTTACAGCTCCTCCAGCAGTCTGCCACCTCTGGGAATGCCCTCAACAACCTTCATCCCATGTCTGGTATGTCAG GGCTGAATGCCATGCAGAATCTGGCTGCCCTGGCAGCAGCAGCCAGCGCCACACAGGCCACGCCCACGGGCAGCAGCGCTCTCACCACCTCTAGCAGTCCCCTCAGCGTGCTCACCAGCTCAGGTACGAGTACTGGACAGCAGGCACACTCATCATGGGACGCCTACAAGG GATCGTCACCCACCTCCTGTAACAACAACTCAATGAACCCCATGGCCTCCTTAGGGGCGCTGCAGTCTTTGGCCGCAGGGGCTGGAGCCGGCCTCAACATGGGCTCACTTGCAG GGATGGCAGCCCTGAACGGCGGTCTAGGCAGCGGGGGCCTGTCGAACGGAACCAGTAGCACCATGGAGGCCCTTACCCAGGCCTACTCTGGGATCCAGCAGTACGCTGCTGCTGCCCTCCCCAGCCTCTACAACCAGAGCCTGCTCTCCCAACAGAGTGTCAGTGCTGCAGGAAGCCAGAAGGAAG GCCCTGAGGGAGCCAACTTGTTCATCTACCACCTCCCCCAGGAGTTTGGAGACCAGGATCTGCTCCAGATGTTCATGCCCTTTGGCAACGTTATTTCCGCTAAGGTGTTCATTGACAAGCAGACCAACCTCAGCAAGTGTTTTG GCTTTGTGAGTTACGACAATCCAGTCTCATCCCAGGCCGCCATTCAGTCGATGAACGGTTTCCAAATTGGCATGAAGCGACTAAAGGTGCAGCTGAAGAGATCCAAAAATGACAGCAAGCCATATTGA
- the LOC139385018 gene encoding CUGBP Elav-like family member 1 isoform X27, with product MDSIDAEGLYLSTEQHGQPQCELPQTALEVSTMGGAKKMNGTLDHPDQPDIDAIKMFVGQIPRSWAEEQLRELFEPYGAVYEINVLRDRSQNPPQSKGCCFITYYTRKSALEAQNALHNMKILPGMHHPIQMKPADSEKNNAVEDRKLFIGMISKKCNENDIRLMFSPYGQIEECRILRGPDGLSRCAFITFTARQMAQSTIKSMHQSQTMEGCSSPIVVKFADTQKDKEQKRITQQLQQQMQQLNTASMWGNLTGLNSLGPQYLALYLQLLQQSATSGNALNNLHPMSGMSGSSPTSCNNNSMNPMASLGALQSLAAGAGAGLNMGSLAELLCLGMAALNGGLGSGGLSNGTSSTMEALTQAYSGIQQYAAAALPSLYNQSLLSQQSVSAAGSQKEGPEGANLFIYHLPQEFGDQDLLQMFMPFGNVISAKVFIDKQTNLSKCFGFVSYDNPVSSQAAIQSMNGFQIGMKRLKVQLKRSKNDSKPY from the exons ATGGATAGTATCGACGCTGAGGGCTTGTACCTGTCCACGGAGCAGCATGGGCAGCCACAATGTGAGCTTCCCCAAACTGCCCTGGAGGTGTCCACCATGGGGGG GGCGAAGAAGATGAACGGGACCCTGGACCACCCGGACCAGCCCGACATCGATGCTATCAAGATGTTCGTTGGCCAGATCCCACGGTCCTGGGCAGAGGAACAGCTACGGGAGCTTTTTGAGCCTTACGGCGCTGTCTACGAAATCAATGTATTGCGTGACAGGAGTCAAAACCCCCCCCAAAGCAAAG GTTGTTGTTTCATAACATATTACACTCGCAAATCTGCATTGGAAGCACAAAATGCTCTTCACAACATGAAAATTCTCCCAGGG ATGCATCACCCCATTCAGATGAAGCCAGCTGACAGTGAGAAGAATAATG CGGTGGAAGACAGGAAGTTGTTCATAGGAATGATATCGAAAAAGTGTAATGAGAATGACATCAGACTTATGTTCTCACCGTACGGACAGATCGAGGAATGTAGAATACTACGTGGGCCGGATGGACTGAGCC GTTGTGCGTTTATAACTTTTACAGCAAGACAGATGGCACAGTCAACAATCAAATCCATGCACCAATCACAAACTATGGAG GGCTGCTCGTCTCCCATCGTAGTGAAGTTTGCCGACACGCAGAAGGACAAGGAGCAAAAGCGCATCACCCAGCAGCTTCAGCAGCAGATGCAGCAGCTCAACACTGCCTCAATGTGGGGGAATCTGACCGGGCTCAACTCTCTTGGACCACAGTATCTGGCA CTTTATTTACAGCTCCTCCAGCAGTCTGCCACCTCTGGGAATGCCCTCAACAACCTTCATCCCATGTCTGGTATGTCAG GATCGTCACCCACCTCCTGTAACAACAACTCAATGAACCCCATGGCCTCCTTAGGGGCGCTGCAGTCTTTGGCCGCAGGGGCTGGAGCCGGCCTCAACATGGGCTCACTTGCAG AGCTCCTGTGTCTAGGGATGGCAGCCCTGAACGGCGGTCTAGGCAGCGGGGGCCTGTCGAACGGAACCAGTAGCACCATGGAGGCCCTTACCCAGGCCTACTCTGGGATCCAGCAGTACGCTGCTGCTGCCCTCCCCAGCCTCTACAACCAGAGCCTGCTCTCCCAACAGAGTGTCAGTGCTGCAGGAAGCCAGAAGGAAG GCCCTGAGGGAGCCAACTTGTTCATCTACCACCTCCCCCAGGAGTTTGGAGACCAGGATCTGCTCCAGATGTTCATGCCCTTTGGCAACGTTATTTCCGCTAAGGTGTTCATTGACAAGCAGACCAACCTCAGCAAGTGTTTTG GCTTTGTGAGTTACGACAATCCAGTCTCATCCCAGGCCGCCATTCAGTCGATGAACGGTTTCCAAATTGGCATGAAGCGACTAAAGGTGCAGCTGAAGAGATCCAAAAATGACAGCAAGCCATATTGA
- the LOC139385018 gene encoding CUGBP Elav-like family member 1 isoform X5, with protein sequence MDSIDAEGLYLSTEQHGQPQCELPQTALEVSTMGGAKKMNGTLDHPDQPDIDAIKMFVGQIPRSWAEEQLRELFEPYGAVYEINVLRDRSQNPPQSKGCCFITYYTRKSALEAQNALHNMKILPGMHHPIQMKPADSEKNNAVEDRKLFIGMISKKCNENDIRLMFSPYGQIEECRILRGPDGLSRCAFITFTARQMAQSTIKSMHQSQTMEGCSSPIVVKFADTQKDKEQKRITQQLQQQMQQLNTASMWGNLTGLNSLGPQYLALYLQLLQQSATSGNALNNLHPMSGMSGLNAMQNLAALAAAASATQATPTGSSALTTSSSPLSVLTSSGTSTGQQAHSSWDAYKGSSPTSCNNNSMNPMASLGALQSLAAGAGAGLNMGSLAGMAALNGGLGSGGLSNGTSSTMEALTQAYSGIQQYAAAALPSLYNQSLLSQQSVSAAGSQKEGPEGANLFIYHLPQEFGDQDLLQMFMPFGNVISAKVFIDKQTNLSKCFGFVSYDNPVSSQAAIQSMNGFQIGMKRLKVQLKRSKNDSKPY encoded by the exons ATGGATAGTATCGACGCTGAGGGCTTGTACCTGTCCACGGAGCAGCATGGGCAGCCACAATGTGAGCTTCCCCAAACTGCCCTGGAGGTGTCCACCATGGGGGG GGCGAAGAAGATGAACGGGACCCTGGACCACCCGGACCAGCCCGACATCGATGCTATCAAGATGTTCGTTGGCCAGATCCCACGGTCCTGGGCAGAGGAACAGCTACGGGAGCTTTTTGAGCCTTACGGCGCTGTCTACGAAATCAATGTATTGCGTGACAGGAGTCAAAACCCCCCCCAAAGCAAAG GTTGTTGTTTCATAACATATTACACTCGCAAATCTGCATTGGAAGCACAAAATGCTCTTCACAACATGAAAATTCTCCCAGGG ATGCATCACCCCATTCAGATGAAGCCAGCTGACAGTGAGAAGAATAATG CGGTGGAAGACAGGAAGTTGTTCATAGGAATGATATCGAAAAAGTGTAATGAGAATGACATCAGACTTATGTTCTCACCGTACGGACAGATCGAGGAATGTAGAATACTACGTGGGCCGGATGGACTGAGCC GTTGTGCGTTTATAACTTTTACAGCAAGACAGATGGCACAGTCAACAATCAAATCCATGCACCAATCACAAACTATGGAG GGCTGCTCGTCTCCCATCGTAGTGAAGTTTGCCGACACGCAGAAGGACAAGGAGCAAAAGCGCATCACCCAGCAGCTTCAGCAGCAGATGCAGCAGCTCAACACTGCCTCAATGTGGGGGAATCTGACCGGGCTCAACTCTCTTGGACCACAGTATCTGGCA CTTTATTTACAGCTCCTCCAGCAGTCTGCCACCTCTGGGAATGCCCTCAACAACCTTCATCCCATGTCTGGTATGTCAG GGCTGAATGCCATGCAGAATCTGGCTGCCCTGGCAGCAGCAGCCAGCGCCACACAGGCCACGCCCACGGGCAGCAGCGCTCTCACCACCTCTAGCAGTCCCCTCAGCGTGCTCACCAGCTCAGGTACGAGTACTGGACAGCAGGCACACTCATCATGGGACGCCTACAAGG GATCGTCACCCACCTCCTGTAACAACAACTCAATGAACCCCATGGCCTCCTTAGGGGCGCTGCAGTCTTTGGCCGCAGGGGCTGGAGCCGGCCTCAACATGGGCTCACTTGCAG GGATGGCAGCCCTGAACGGCGGTCTAGGCAGCGGGGGCCTGTCGAACGGAACCAGTAGCACCATGGAGGCCCTTACCCAGGCCTACTCTGGGATCCAGCAGTACGCTGCTGCTGCCCTCCCCAGCCTCTACAACCAGAGCCTGCTCTCCCAACAGAGTGTCAGTGCTGCAGGAAGCCAGAAGGAAG GCCCTGAGGGAGCCAACTTGTTCATCTACCACCTCCCCCAGGAGTTTGGAGACCAGGATCTGCTCCAGATGTTCATGCCCTTTGGCAACGTTATTTCCGCTAAGGTGTTCATTGACAAGCAGACCAACCTCAGCAAGTGTTTTG GCTTTGTGAGTTACGACAATCCAGTCTCATCCCAGGCCGCCATTCAGTCGATGAACGGTTTCCAAATTGGCATGAAGCGACTAAAGGTGCAGCTGAAGAGATCCAAAAATGACAGCAAGCCATATTGA
- the LOC139385018 gene encoding CUGBP Elav-like family member 1 isoform X8: protein MDSIDAEGLYLSTEQHGQPQCELPQTALEVSTMGGAKKMNGTLDHPDQPDIDAIKMFVGQIPRSWAEEQLRELFEPYGAVYEINVLRDRSQNPPQSKGCCFITYYTRKSALEAQNALHNMKILPGMHHPIQMKPADSEKNNAVEDRKLFIGMISKKCNENDIRLMFSPYGQIEECRILRGPDGLSRGCAFITFTARQMAQSTIKSMHQSQTMEGCSSPIVVKFADTQKDKEQKRITQQLQQQMQQLNTASMWGNLTGLNSLGPQYLALYLQLLQQSATSGNALNNLHPMSGLNAMQNLAALAAAASATQATPTGSSALTTSSSPLSVLTSSGTSTGQQAHSSWDAYKGSSPTSCNNNSMNPMASLGALQSLAAGAGAGLNMGSLAGMAALNGGLGSGGLSNGTSSTMEALTQAYSGIQQYAAAALPSLYNQSLLSQQSVSAAGSQKEGPEGANLFIYHLPQEFGDQDLLQMFMPFGNVISAKVFIDKQTNLSKCFGFVSYDNPVSSQAAIQSMNGFQIGMKRLKVQLKRSKNDSKPY from the exons ATGGATAGTATCGACGCTGAGGGCTTGTACCTGTCCACGGAGCAGCATGGGCAGCCACAATGTGAGCTTCCCCAAACTGCCCTGGAGGTGTCCACCATGGGGGG GGCGAAGAAGATGAACGGGACCCTGGACCACCCGGACCAGCCCGACATCGATGCTATCAAGATGTTCGTTGGCCAGATCCCACGGTCCTGGGCAGAGGAACAGCTACGGGAGCTTTTTGAGCCTTACGGCGCTGTCTACGAAATCAATGTATTGCGTGACAGGAGTCAAAACCCCCCCCAAAGCAAAG GTTGTTGTTTCATAACATATTACACTCGCAAATCTGCATTGGAAGCACAAAATGCTCTTCACAACATGAAAATTCTCCCAGGG ATGCATCACCCCATTCAGATGAAGCCAGCTGACAGTGAGAAGAATAATG CGGTGGAAGACAGGAAGTTGTTCATAGGAATGATATCGAAAAAGTGTAATGAGAATGACATCAGACTTATGTTCTCACCGTACGGACAGATCGAGGAATGTAGAATACTACGTGGGCCGGATGGACTGAGCCGTG GTTGTGCGTTTATAACTTTTACAGCAAGACAGATGGCACAGTCAACAATCAAATCCATGCACCAATCACAAACTATGGAG GGCTGCTCGTCTCCCATCGTAGTGAAGTTTGCCGACACGCAGAAGGACAAGGAGCAAAAGCGCATCACCCAGCAGCTTCAGCAGCAGATGCAGCAGCTCAACACTGCCTCAATGTGGGGGAATCTGACCGGGCTCAACTCTCTTGGACCACAGTATCTGGCA CTTTATTTACAGCTCCTCCAGCAGTCTGCCACCTCTGGGAATGCCCTCAACAACCTTCATCCCATGTCTG GGCTGAATGCCATGCAGAATCTGGCTGCCCTGGCAGCAGCAGCCAGCGCCACACAGGCCACGCCCACGGGCAGCAGCGCTCTCACCACCTCTAGCAGTCCCCTCAGCGTGCTCACCAGCTCAGGTACGAGTACTGGACAGCAGGCACACTCATCATGGGACGCCTACAAGG GATCGTCACCCACCTCCTGTAACAACAACTCAATGAACCCCATGGCCTCCTTAGGGGCGCTGCAGTCTTTGGCCGCAGGGGCTGGAGCCGGCCTCAACATGGGCTCACTTGCAG GGATGGCAGCCCTGAACGGCGGTCTAGGCAGCGGGGGCCTGTCGAACGGAACCAGTAGCACCATGGAGGCCCTTACCCAGGCCTACTCTGGGATCCAGCAGTACGCTGCTGCTGCCCTCCCCAGCCTCTACAACCAGAGCCTGCTCTCCCAACAGAGTGTCAGTGCTGCAGGAAGCCAGAAGGAAG GCCCTGAGGGAGCCAACTTGTTCATCTACCACCTCCCCCAGGAGTTTGGAGACCAGGATCTGCTCCAGATGTTCATGCCCTTTGGCAACGTTATTTCCGCTAAGGTGTTCATTGACAAGCAGACCAACCTCAGCAAGTGTTTTG GCTTTGTGAGTTACGACAATCCAGTCTCATCCCAGGCCGCCATTCAGTCGATGAACGGTTTCCAAATTGGCATGAAGCGACTAAAGGTGCAGCTGAAGAGATCCAAAAATGACAGCAAGCCATATTGA
- the LOC139385018 gene encoding CUGBP Elav-like family member 1 isoform X29 gives MDSIDAEGLYLSTEQHGQPQCELPQTALEVSTMGGAKKMNGTLDHPDQPDIDAIKMFVGQIPRSWAEEQLRELFEPYGAVYEINVLRDRSQNPPQSKGCCFITYYTRKSALEAQNALHNMKILPGMHHPIQMKPADSEKNNAVEDRKLFIGMISKKCNENDIRLMFSPYGQIEECRILRGPDGLSRGCAFITFTARQMAQSTIKSMHQSQTMEGCSSPIVVKFADTQKDKEQKRITQQLQQQMQQLNTASMWGNLTGLNSLGPQYLALYLQLLQQSATSGNALNNLHPMSGMSGSSPTSCNNNSMNPMASLGALQSLAAGAGAGLNMGSLAGMAALNGGLGSGGLSNGTSSTMEALTQAYSGIQQYAAAALPSLYNQSLLSQQSVSAAGSQKEGPEGANLFIYHLPQEFGDQDLLQMFMPFGNVISAKVFIDKQTNLSKCFGFVSYDNPVSSQAAIQSMNGFQIGMKRLKVQLKRSKNDSKPY, from the exons ATGGATAGTATCGACGCTGAGGGCTTGTACCTGTCCACGGAGCAGCATGGGCAGCCACAATGTGAGCTTCCCCAAACTGCCCTGGAGGTGTCCACCATGGGGGG GGCGAAGAAGATGAACGGGACCCTGGACCACCCGGACCAGCCCGACATCGATGCTATCAAGATGTTCGTTGGCCAGATCCCACGGTCCTGGGCAGAGGAACAGCTACGGGAGCTTTTTGAGCCTTACGGCGCTGTCTACGAAATCAATGTATTGCGTGACAGGAGTCAAAACCCCCCCCAAAGCAAAG GTTGTTGTTTCATAACATATTACACTCGCAAATCTGCATTGGAAGCACAAAATGCTCTTCACAACATGAAAATTCTCCCAGGG ATGCATCACCCCATTCAGATGAAGCCAGCTGACAGTGAGAAGAATAATG CGGTGGAAGACAGGAAGTTGTTCATAGGAATGATATCGAAAAAGTGTAATGAGAATGACATCAGACTTATGTTCTCACCGTACGGACAGATCGAGGAATGTAGAATACTACGTGGGCCGGATGGACTGAGCCGTG GTTGTGCGTTTATAACTTTTACAGCAAGACAGATGGCACAGTCAACAATCAAATCCATGCACCAATCACAAACTATGGAG GGCTGCTCGTCTCCCATCGTAGTGAAGTTTGCCGACACGCAGAAGGACAAGGAGCAAAAGCGCATCACCCAGCAGCTTCAGCAGCAGATGCAGCAGCTCAACACTGCCTCAATGTGGGGGAATCTGACCGGGCTCAACTCTCTTGGACCACAGTATCTGGCA CTTTATTTACAGCTCCTCCAGCAGTCTGCCACCTCTGGGAATGCCCTCAACAACCTTCATCCCATGTCTGGTATGTCAG GATCGTCACCCACCTCCTGTAACAACAACTCAATGAACCCCATGGCCTCCTTAGGGGCGCTGCAGTCTTTGGCCGCAGGGGCTGGAGCCGGCCTCAACATGGGCTCACTTGCAG GGATGGCAGCCCTGAACGGCGGTCTAGGCAGCGGGGGCCTGTCGAACGGAACCAGTAGCACCATGGAGGCCCTTACCCAGGCCTACTCTGGGATCCAGCAGTACGCTGCTGCTGCCCTCCCCAGCCTCTACAACCAGAGCCTGCTCTCCCAACAGAGTGTCAGTGCTGCAGGAAGCCAGAAGGAAG GCCCTGAGGGAGCCAACTTGTTCATCTACCACCTCCCCCAGGAGTTTGGAGACCAGGATCTGCTCCAGATGTTCATGCCCTTTGGCAACGTTATTTCCGCTAAGGTGTTCATTGACAAGCAGACCAACCTCAGCAAGTGTTTTG GCTTTGTGAGTTACGACAATCCAGTCTCATCCCAGGCCGCCATTCAGTCGATGAACGGTTTCCAAATTGGCATGAAGCGACTAAAGGTGCAGCTGAAGAGATCCAAAAATGACAGCAAGCCATATTGA
- the LOC139385018 gene encoding CUGBP Elav-like family member 1 isoform X37 yields MNGTLDHPDQPDIDAIKMFVGQIPRSWAEEQLRELFEPYGAVYEINVLRDRSQNPPQSKGCCFITYYTRKSALEAQNALHNMKILPGMHHPIQMKPADSEKNNAVEDRKLFIGMISKKCNENDIRLMFSPYGQIEECRILRGPDGLSRGCAFITFTARQMAQSTIKSMHQSQTMEGCSSPIVVKFADTQKDKEQKRITQQLQQQMQQLNTASMWGNLTGLNSLGPQYLALYLQLLQQSATSGNALNNLHPMSGMSGSSPTSCNNNSMNPMASLGALQSLAAGAGAGLNMGSLAGMAALNGGLGSGGLSNGTSSTMEALTQAYSGIQQYAAAALPSLYNQSLLSQQSVSAAGSQKEGPEGANLFIYHLPQEFGDQDLLQMFMPFGNVISAKVFIDKQTNLSKCFGFVSYDNPVSSQAAIQSMNGFQIGMKRLKVQLKRSKNDSKPY; encoded by the exons ATGAACGGGACCCTGGACCACCCGGACCAGCCCGACATCGATGCTATCAAGATGTTCGTTGGCCAGATCCCACGGTCCTGGGCAGAGGAACAGCTACGGGAGCTTTTTGAGCCTTACGGCGCTGTCTACGAAATCAATGTATTGCGTGACAGGAGTCAAAACCCCCCCCAAAGCAAAG GTTGTTGTTTCATAACATATTACACTCGCAAATCTGCATTGGAAGCACAAAATGCTCTTCACAACATGAAAATTCTCCCAGGG ATGCATCACCCCATTCAGATGAAGCCAGCTGACAGTGAGAAGAATAATG CGGTGGAAGACAGGAAGTTGTTCATAGGAATGATATCGAAAAAGTGTAATGAGAATGACATCAGACTTATGTTCTCACCGTACGGACAGATCGAGGAATGTAGAATACTACGTGGGCCGGATGGACTGAGCCGTG GTTGTGCGTTTATAACTTTTACAGCAAGACAGATGGCACAGTCAACAATCAAATCCATGCACCAATCACAAACTATGGAG GGCTGCTCGTCTCCCATCGTAGTGAAGTTTGCCGACACGCAGAAGGACAAGGAGCAAAAGCGCATCACCCAGCAGCTTCAGCAGCAGATGCAGCAGCTCAACACTGCCTCAATGTGGGGGAATCTGACCGGGCTCAACTCTCTTGGACCACAGTATCTGGCA CTTTATTTACAGCTCCTCCAGCAGTCTGCCACCTCTGGGAATGCCCTCAACAACCTTCATCCCATGTCTGGTATGTCAG GATCGTCACCCACCTCCTGTAACAACAACTCAATGAACCCCATGGCCTCCTTAGGGGCGCTGCAGTCTTTGGCCGCAGGGGCTGGAGCCGGCCTCAACATGGGCTCACTTGCAG GGATGGCAGCCCTGAACGGCGGTCTAGGCAGCGGGGGCCTGTCGAACGGAACCAGTAGCACCATGGAGGCCCTTACCCAGGCCTACTCTGGGATCCAGCAGTACGCTGCTGCTGCCCTCCCCAGCCTCTACAACCAGAGCCTGCTCTCCCAACAGAGTGTCAGTGCTGCAGGAAGCCAGAAGGAAG GCCCTGAGGGAGCCAACTTGTTCATCTACCACCTCCCCCAGGAGTTTGGAGACCAGGATCTGCTCCAGATGTTCATGCCCTTTGGCAACGTTATTTCCGCTAAGGTGTTCATTGACAAGCAGACCAACCTCAGCAAGTGTTTTG GCTTTGTGAGTTACGACAATCCAGTCTCATCCCAGGCCGCCATTCAGTCGATGAACGGTTTCCAAATTGGCATGAAGCGACTAAAGGTGCAGCTGAAGAGATCCAAAAATGACAGCAAGCCATATTGA